Below is a genomic region from Venturia canescens isolate UGA chromosome 1, ASM1945775v1, whole genome shotgun sequence.
gaaaaacactacCGCCATTACGAGCAACGTTGTGATCGAGATCGCGAGGATCTGCTCATGGTGAAAGATCTCGACGACTACCGTGCTGAGCCCACCGTAGAGGATATCGTCGATTCTGTTGACCGGCACAGCACGGGCAAGGATCGGGGGAGCCCCGCGTTTTGGGTGACCCCGGAGTTCTTATCTAAACGGGGGCATCCCGATTGGCCTGACATCGCGGTCACTCTCACTCACGATCAAACCAATGCCAAATTCATGACCGAACGTGTTGCTCTGCCGGATTTAATAAAGCGGGAAAAAGGTTTACCGCGCTCGaaggaacgaaagaaattgaGGAAAACTGGCTACGAGGaaacacgagagaaaaaagttccTGGTAGAATCGGAGTACTTGCGCGTGGCGAACGAGACTTGAACCAGTTGGCGATCAAgggagaaaaatttgaaggaaaaacagcTAAAAGAGTGCCTAGAATCCTTGTTACGTCGGTTGAAACATTGAGAACCTTGAAGTCCGATGATGGCAGTCAATCGGAGGTCATTGAACCCGACGGCGCTGAACGTCCTATCGCTCTCGTTATACAGGATCGAGAAGTGGCTCCGGACAAAAGAATTTCGCTTAGCGAGACCGACGAGTCAGGCTCAAACCATTTAACTTGGTCGCTGACATTCAAATCCACTGATCTCAGCGCATCCAAGCGGGAAATCCGTCTTGAAAATCGTGGCAATTACGCCATAACTTATCGCTGGCGTTATAACATCCAGAACCCTAGTTTTCTCTTACCCGTGCCATGGAAAagcccttttttcttcaataaaaataagggGCTCATATTGCCCGGGCAGATAATCGAATTGCCTGTTTGGTTTCGTTCTCGTCTGCCTCGTATCGCCTCAGAATCCTGGACACTGACAACGGAGCCTCCGGTTTGTCAGGAATCcttgaattttcggttttcagGCATTGCTACCTTATCCACTCGTTTTGAACATTCGAATGTCTTTAAATCTGCATCAACCGATTTCACCAGCTGtgaatccattgaaaaatatctcgATCGTCGAACTCGCGATGCGAGGATCCATCAAATAATCACATCCATTATTGATGACGTTCCACGAAAGGATCTTCCGCTCGTTCCGTACGACAGTCTTTTTGTCGAGAGCGAATTATTTGATGCCAAGAATCCAATGCACTTTTACCATTCTGAATTGATTCGAGATTTACGAaacattcatgaaaatttaacgAGCAGAGATTCGCCGGCGTGGGGCTTATCACTAATGGAACTTCGTAGGGTTTTATTGATGATA
It encodes:
- the LOC122408533 gene encoding MYCBP-associated protein-like is translated as MPSEEISKAGGSLKSTNKFSHCAMDHARKIGKINTPILWSQKPSPPCNHTMYEGDGSLDEDLGEDRRLVNWRKWLKNREKHYRHYEQRCDRDREDLLMVKDLDDYRAEPTVEDIVDSVDRHSTGKDRGSPAFWVTPEFLSKRGHPDWPDIAVTLTHDQTNAKFMTERVALPDLIKREKGLPRSKERKKLRKTGYEETREKKVPGRIGVLARGERDLNQLAIKGEKFEGKTAKRVPRILVTSVETLRTLKSDDGSQSEVIEPDGAERPIALVIQDREVAPDKRISLSETDESGSNHLTWSLTFKSTDLSASKREIRLENRGNYAITYRWRYNIQNPSFLLPVPWKSPFFFNKNKGLILPGQIIELPVWFRSRLPRIASESWTLTTEPPVCQESLNFRFSGIATLSTRFEHSNVFKSASTDFTSCESIEKYLDRRTRDARIHQIITSIIDDVPRKDLPLVPYDSLFVESELFDAKNPMHFYHSELIRDLRNIHENLTSRDSPAWGLSLMELRRVLLMIKDPELRNEKLLRFNELCLESLKPSLLHGTRSDKGTVVYNLLCSFANKFEAESHYVAIKCSPVEISTARNFDEAPDDVSKPASMTSSQGSLITPRKKSRKKSRLGPSKTTSKTSVSTSTNNRDITGNAWDEKNAKSCFLLKEVFRVRIREILADTILAICAAVDTYNNLSPHK